From a single Mus musculus strain C57BL/6J chromosome 12, GRCm38.p6 C57BL/6J genomic region:
- the Tnfaip2 gene encoding tumor necrosis factor alpha-induced protein 2 isoform X1, with product MLKMVTFFQGFPGQQSVPGTLNFAVSPQKPRSTSEAESETSMSEASSEDLMPSPEAPDGEEESAKKKEKKSKGLANMFSVFTKGKKKKKDQPRLSDLEVQPKPRPELDGPLPTVEELKEALEHGRLEVAWQVLALERQLEAAAAAGGMSNEELVWRQSKVEALYVLLCDQVLGVLRRPLEAAPERLSQALAVVSQEELEDRRASGGPLAAALEATRPRRWLQRWRGVVAEVAAERLDAQPATAPEGRSEAESRFLHMGRTMKEDLEVVVERLKPLFPDEFNVVRTYAESYHYHFASHLCALAQFELCERDTYLLLLWVQNLYPNDILNSPKLAQELQGVGLGSLLPPKQIRLLEAMFLSNEVTSVKQLMARALELESQRWTQDVAPQSLDGHCHSELAIDILQIISQGQTKAENITSDVGMQIKQLLLVELAALLRSTAQRPLPLSESRELQLPVGWTPQGAGTS from the exons ATGCTGAAGATGGTGACTTTCTTCCAAGGGTTTCCTGGCCAGCAGTCTGTGCCAGGGACCCTGAACTTCGCTGTAAGCCCCCAAAAGCCACGCTCTACATCCGAGGCTGAATCAGAGACCTCCATGTCTGAGGCGTCCTCTGAGGACCTGATGCCATCCCCGGAGGCTCCCGATGGGGAGGAGGAGTCTgcgaagaagaaggagaagaagtccAAAGGACTGGCCAACATGTTCAGTGTCTTcaccaaagggaaaaagaaaaaaaaggaccaGCCCAGATTATCAGATCTGGAAGTGCAGCCCAAGCCCAGGCCCGAGTTAGATGGTCCACTGCCCACAG TGGAGGAGCTCAAGGAGGCCCTGGAGCACGGGCGGCTGGAGGTGGCCTGGCAGGTGCTGGCGTTGGAGAGGCAGCTCGAGGCTGCGGCAGCGGCGGGTGGCATGAGCAACGAGGAGCTGGTGTGGCGGCAGAGCAAGGTGGAGGCTCTGTACGTGCTGCTTTGCGACCAGGTGCTCGGGGTACTGCGGCGGCCGCTGGAGGCGGCGCCCGAGCGGCTGAGCCAGGCGCTAGCCGTGGTGTCGCAGGAGGAGCTCGAGGACCGGCGGGCGTCCGGGGGACCCTTGGCGGCGGCACTGGAGGCCACGCGCCCGCGGCGATGGCTGCAGCGGTGGAGGGGCGTCGTGGCGGAGGTGGCAGCGGAACGTCTGGACGCGCAGCCGGCCACAGCGCCCGAGGGCCGCTCGGAGGCGGAGAGCAGGTTCCTGCACATGGGTCGCACCATGAAGGAGGacctggaggtggtggtggagaggcTGAAGCCGCTGTTCCCCGACGAGTTCAACGTCGTGCGCACCTACGCCGAAAGCTACCACTACCACTTCGCCAGCCACCTGTGCGCCTTGGCGCAGTTCGAGTTGTGTGAAAGGGATACCTACTTGCTGCTGCTCTGGGTGCAGAACCTCTACCCCAA TGATATTCTCAACAGCCCGAAGTTGGCACAGGAGCTTCAAGGTGTCGGGCTTGGGAGCCTCCTGCCCCCAAAGCAGATCAGATTGCTGGAGGCCATGTTCTTGTCCAATGAGGTG ACCAGCGTGAAGCAGCTCATGGCCCGAGCTTTAGAGCTGGAGTCTCAGCGCTGGACCCAGGATGTGGCTCCCCAGAGCCTGGATGGCCACTGTCACAGTGAGCTGGCCATCGACATTCTCCAG ATCATTTCACAAGGCCAGACTAAGGCTGAGAACATCACTTCGGACGTGGGGATGCAGATAAAGCAGTTGCTGCTGGTGGAGCTGGCTGCACTACTGAGGAG TACAGCGCAGCGTCCTCTGCCCCTGTCCGAATCCAGGGAACTGCAGCTTCCAGTAGGGTGGACTCCACAGGGAGCTGGCACCTCCTGA